A stretch of the Engraulis encrasicolus isolate BLACKSEA-1 chromosome 19, IST_EnEncr_1.0, whole genome shotgun sequence genome encodes the following:
- the LOC134470108 gene encoding 5-hydroxytryptamine receptor 1E-like: protein MMNISSNCSASAAEQKPLDARTLLIVGLLIALTLATALLNCTVILAICTTRKLHLPANYLICSLAVTDLLVATLVMPLSILYIATEIWMLGYVVCEAWLSMDMICCTCSILHLCAIAVDRHWSITRALEYTCRRTARITAVMVTVVWTLSILISVPPLFWRVDRCATQCTIEHDHVSYTIYSTFGAFYIPMALMLILYCRIFVAAKTLYQKRSVGGGTNLCANGEAHEHYPSVQFVCVSQMSPVPNNPGKPVELVASKDIDTPSPNASPRTLEDDKERSHLYSVRERRAAQTLGLILGAFVLCWLPFFVKELMVGFGLFQPTQHVSNFLTWLGYANSLINPLLYTSFNEDFKQAFKKLLQCKKP from the coding sequence ATGATGAACATTAGCAGCAACTGTTCAGCATCAGCGGCAGAGCAGAAGCCACTTGACGCGAGGACATTATTGATCGTGGGCCTCCTGATCGCCCTGACCTTGGCGACAGCTCTCCTAAACTGCACTGTCATCTTGGCAATCTGCACCACCAGGAAACTCCATCTGCCGGCCAATTACCTAATATGCTCGCTGGCGGTCACCGACCTCCTGGTGGCCACGCTGGTGATGCCCCTCAGCATCCTCTACATCGCCACGGAGATCTGGATGCTGGGTTACGTGGTCTGTGAGGCGTGGCTGAGCATGGACATGATCTGCTGCACCTGCTCCATCCTCCACCTGTGCGCCATCGCCGTGGACCGCCACTGGTCCATCACCCGCGCCCTGGAGTACACCTGCAGGCGCACCGCCCGCATCACCGCTGTCATGGTGACAGTGGTGTGGACGCTCTCCATCCTCATCTCCGTGCCACCACTCTTCTGGAGGGTGGATCGCTGCGCCACTCAGTGCACCATTGAGCACGACCACGTCAGCTACACCATCTACTCCACCTTCGGAGCGTTCTACATCCCCATGGCCCTGATGCTGATCCTGTACTGTAGGATCTTTGTGGCTGCTAAGACTTTGTATCAGAAGCGTAGCGTTGGCGGCGGCACCAATCTTTGTGCCAACGGAGAGGCCCATGAACACTACCCCAGCGTTCAGTTTGTCTGCGTGTCCCAGATGTCCCCTGTGCCTAATAATCCTGGAAAACCGGTAGAGCTTGTGGCGAGCAAAGACATTGATACCCCCAGTCCAAATGCCTCGCCAAGGACTCTGGAGGATGATAAAGAAAGGAGTCACCTGTACTCTGTCCGAGAGCGGAGAGCGGCCCAAACGCTGGGGCTCATTCTGGGAGCCTTTGTGCTTTGCTGGCTGCCTTTCTTTGTCAAGGAGCTGATGGTCGGATTTGGGCTTTTTCAGCCGACGCAGCACGTGTCCAACTTTCTCACTTGGCTCGGTTACGCCAACTCTCTCATAAACCCGCTGCTCTACACGAGTTTTAATGAAGACTTTAAACAGGCCTTTAAAAAATTACTGCAGTGCAAAAAACCATGA